The Staphylococcus sp. 17KM0847 DNA segment ATCCTAACGTACTTCACGCTTTTCAATAGATTTATACGTTTCATTAGTATGTCACATTTGTTAAAAAGTATCTCATATTACTTGCAAATTAAATTGAAATAAGTTATGATACACCTAACAAATTAATTAAAGGATGTGTCGGTCTAATGGCTATGACAGTTAAGAAGAACGATAAAGAAGTACAAATTCAATGGAGAGTTGCAGATATCCGTATTCCTAATGATGCAATTAAAAATGTTTCAGAAGATAGAGATATTCATGCAGTTCCAGAGTTAGACAGCAAAAACGTTTCTCGAATTGGCTCAACATTTGGTAAAACAAATCGCGTCATTATCGATACGGATGATCACCAATACATTATTTATACATTTAATGATAAGAAAGTCTATAATGAAGTAACAAAATAAAATAAAACGGATGCCCTTTAGCCTACAAGCTAAAAGGGCATCCGTTTTTTAGTTTTCTAAAAAATAATATGTGCAAAAAGAACAATAATAGGTAATGTAATCACTGTGCGGATCAAGAAAATAACAAATAATCTCCAAATACTCACTGGAATCTTAGAACCAAGTATCACACCACCTACTTCTGATAAATAAATGAGCTGACATACGCTTAAAGCACCTACAACAAAGCGGGTCAAATCACTTTGTACACCTTCAATTAAAATCGATGGCAAAAACATATCTGCAAAACCAATAATCATCGTCTCGGATGCTGCGGAAGCTTCTGGAACTTGCATTAATTCTAAAAATGGAACAAATGGTTTACCAATGATTGTAAAAATTGGTGTATACGTTGCTAATATGGTTGCTAAGGTTCCAATTGTCATAACAACCGGTATAACGACGAGCCACATATCCAATACTGTTCGAACAGCTGTATGTAAATACATTCGCAAACCCGGTGCATCATAGCCTGTTTTTACTGCATCTGCATACCCACTCTTCAATGCTTGCATATATGTATATCGTTTTTCTGGACGTTCTTGAGCTGAGACACCATCCACATAACAATCTTCTACCGAACGAAGTGGCCATATACGTGGCATAATTAACGCCGCTACAAAACAAGCAACAATAACCGTAAAATAGAATACCGCAAAACGATCAATCAACCCAATCGTCTCTGCAATCACAATCGCAAACGTTAATGATACAACACTGAATGTTGTTGCGATAACAGTAGCTTCTCTCCGAGTATAAAAGCCTTGTTCATATTGCTTACTCGTAATCATAACACCTACTGTGCCATCCCCGATAAATGATGCTAAATTATCTACAGTTGAACGCCCTGGCAAAGTAAATAACGGACGCATAATAGGTCTAAATATAGGACCTAAAAATTCTAATAAACCATATTCTAACAATAACGGTAGAAAAATTGCCGCAAAGAAAAATACCGCAACCAATGTTGGGAGTAATCCTGTAAAAATCAAATCTCCAGTATCTTCTGAATAAATCCATGTTGGTCCTACTTTTAAAAATGTTAACCATGCAAAGATTACAGCTATTAAACGAATCATTACCCAAGGCCATGTCACTTTGAAGGTATTCACCATAAAACTTGATGTCGTTGATGTTGATTTAATCAATAAGCTATATATCATTGTCAACAAGCCAGATAATGTAATAATCAATACAATGAGCCATGGCATTGCACTACCGATTATATCTTTAAAAACTTTAGCTAAAAAAGCAATAGGTAAAGTTGTTGTTGATTGTCCCTTTTCTACAATAGGTATTGGAATTAAAAATAAAATAATCCCTATAAGTGACAGTAGAATAAACTTCCATTTCCCTATCTGTCGCTGTTTTTTTGTTAATTTCTCCATTATTATTCACCCTCTCAGTTCACATAATATCTACGGTTAGAGAAATAGATCAAAGAGGTGTTCTCATTATTTCAATTCCTACTTATATTCGACCTATATCAAAACACCTTTGTACTCACGAGTATAGATTATACAGAGTACAAAGGTGTTATGCAACGTCTTTTTGAATATTGATACAAAATGATGCATATTATTTTAAATCACATTTTTCGTAATACGTATAAAAAGTATGGTGCGCCTATGATTGCAATCAATACACCAACCGGGATATCAATAGGTGGTGCAATCATGCGTGCCAATCCATCTGCAAATGCCATCAACACACCACCAATTAATCCTGACATTAAAACAATATGCACATGTTTATGACCTACAATACTACGTGCAATATGCGGTGCAATGAGTCCAAGAAAACTTAAACCTCCTACAACAGAAATAGCTGATCCCGCCAACATAACTGCTGCTAACAATAATATCATCTTAATATGATTCACTTTAGCACCCAATGCTGTTGCTACATCATCACCTAAATGTAGAATATCTAATTTATAACTATAATATAGGATAACAGGTATAGACACACATAACCATGGCAATATCGTCAATACATGTTGCATTGATCGACCAAACAAACTACCAGTCAACCATACAAGTGCAATGTTTGCTTCCATCGGGTTACGAATGAGTAAGTATTGTACAAGCGCCATGGCAATCGCACCGAGTGCCATACCTATTAAAGCCAGCTGAGATCCTTTTACGCGTTTAAAACTAATGAGTAATGATAAAATAATACTCATTCCTAATGCACCAACAAATGATGCAAGCGGTAAAAGAAAAAGTGGTGCCGTTGGAAAAATAATAATAACAATTACAGCAGCTAAGCTTGCACCTTTCGTGATACCAATAACATCTGGTGATGCAAGAGGATTGCGCACTACTCCCTGTATTACTGCCCCTGAAATAGATAGCGCAGCACCAACTAAAATTGCTAGTAACATACGTGGGACACGATATTCAGATAAAATAAAGTTTTCTCCTGACCAGACCTCTCGAAGCACTTGTTGTGGCGAGATCCAAACTGCACCGGCACTCAAACTTAAACATGCACAAACTATAAGTAAAATCCCTATAGTTATATAACGTCTTTTTAAATGTTGTATCATCTTGTCCGCACTCCCCTCAATGTAATCCATAAGAAGTAAAATGCACCGACAAATGATGTTACTATTCCGACTGGTGACTCGAAAGGAAAAGCAATGAGACGACTCAGTACATCAGAAATCAATAATAGATTCGCCCCCATCACCATAGAGAGTAGAATAATAAGAAAATAGTTTCGATTTAAGTAATACTTCACAACATGTGGCACAATCAGTCCCACAAAACCAATGGGACCTGCAATCGCTACTGATGCCCCGGCTAAAATAACAACGAGAAAGCCAGCCAAAGCCCGGACTAACTGTGTGTTTTGACCCAGTCCAGTAGCAATTTGATCTCCTAAATCTAAAATGGCTAGTTGTCTTGCTAAAAACAATGCACCGACTAAACCACTCACTAAAAACGGCAATATTTTTATAATATGTCCCCATTTAATGGTATGCAGTGCACCTACCAACCAAAACATTACTGTTGTGGTGGCGTCTTCATGAAGTAAAATAATTCCTTGCGTTAAACTTGTAAAAAAGAGGTGTATCGTCATACCTGCTAACGCCAGTTTGATGGGTGTCATACCTTTTGTAGTATCTGCCAGCATAT contains these protein-coding regions:
- a CDS encoding iron ABC transporter permease, with the translated sequence MIQHLKRRYITIGILLIVCACLSLSAGAVWISPQQVLREVWSGENFILSEYRVPRMLLAILVGAALSISGAVIQGVVRNPLASPDVIGITKGASLAAVIVIIIFPTAPLFLLPLASFVGALGMSIILSLLISFKRVKGSQLALIGMALGAIAMALVQYLLIRNPMEANIALVWLTGSLFGRSMQHVLTILPWLCVSIPVILYYSYKLDILHLGDDVATALGAKVNHIKMILLLAAVMLAGSAISVVGGLSFLGLIAPHIARSIVGHKHVHIVLMSGLIGGVLMAFADGLARMIAPPIDIPVGVLIAIIGAPYFLYVLRKM
- a CDS encoding YjiH family protein, with product MEKLTKKQRQIGKWKFILLSLIGIILFLIPIPIVEKGQSTTTLPIAFLAKVFKDIIGSAMPWLIVLIITLSGLLTMIYSLLIKSTSTTSSFMVNTFKVTWPWVMIRLIAVIFAWLTFLKVGPTWIYSEDTGDLIFTGLLPTLVAVFFFAAIFLPLLLEYGLLEFLGPIFRPIMRPLFTLPGRSTVDNLASFIGDGTVGVMITSKQYEQGFYTRREATVIATTFSVVSLTFAIVIAETIGLIDRFAVFYFTVIVACFVAALIMPRIWPLRSVEDCYVDGVSAQERPEKRYTYMQALKSGYADAVKTGYDAPGLRMYLHTAVRTVLDMWLVVIPVVMTIGTLATILATYTPIFTIIGKPFVPFLELMQVPEASAASETMIIGFADMFLPSILIEGVQSDLTRFVVGALSVCQLIYLSEVGGVILGSKIPVSIWRLFVIFLIRTVITLPIIVLFAHIIF
- a CDS encoding iron ABC transporter permease, with amino-acid sequence MSKLKLKAFDEHHQQKRTTLTFIVSVCFLIFAMYLNLAIGSSNIKFQALIDYFFSTTNTKETFLIHHVRMPRMIAGAMIGASLGVAGVLMQAITRNPLASPQIFGVNAGASFVVVLFTVMIPSFAAYNVYFAFIGAFIGGLAVYMLADTTKGMTPIKLALAGMTIHLFFTSLTQGIILLHEDATTTVMFWLVGALHTIKWGHIIKILPFLVSGLVGALFLARQLAILDLGDQIATGLGQNTQLVRALAGFLVVILAGASVAIAGPIGFVGLIVPHVVKYYLNRNYFLIILLSMVMGANLLLISDVLSRLIAFPFESPVGIVTSFVGAFYFLWITLRGVRTR